The following is a genomic window from Micropterus dolomieu isolate WLL.071019.BEF.003 ecotype Adirondacks linkage group LG12, ASM2129224v1, whole genome shotgun sequence.
AAGGGTAAGTAACAAAgagcaaaatataaacaaacaagtgCATCTCTTTAGATGAACGGTGCTACAACCTGAGACAGGTTGCATAACGAGAGTGGGGCTAAAGGTGGAGAAAGAAACGTgttaaaaaagcaaacattgaGCCCAATTAAGCAAAGCTGCAATGTACCTCTGAGGACAGGCCAGTGTGTGACAGGCGGAAGCATACAACCCCCTACTCCCTACCTGGGTACTTTATTCTCCACAGTCTGAAATCAGTGTAATTAGATGCGGGCAGTCTCTGTCCAGCCAAGAGTGAGGGCAcgggagaggaagggagagccTACCGGCTACAAATACATTACATGAAACAATTTAAACACAAAAGGAGGAAAGAATTGCCTCAAGCCCCCGACCCGTCATTGCTCCTTCACCAGCTCCAGCACAGTGAGAATGGCCTGTTGAGGCTGGCTGTTGTTCTGGCTCACGTGACACCAACCATGACCTTCCCCTCAGAGCAGACCTGAACCAGTCACTAGTGGTGTCTCTGGCAAGAGGGTTGTATGTTTCCTCACGCTGTCAGTACAGCTCAGACACCGGCTGGATGACTTTGGAACTGCGAGGCTTCCTCCACTGACACTCCACATCTGTCGAGCTGATCTCCCACAAGGCAGAAATTGCCAATCATAGGCTGATCTCAAAATAGTGCTGTCAACTCAGCATGCTATAGGATGGGcaggatatactgtatgtacccATTTGTTTTAGTAAGGTTTATTTAAAGTATCAGCTGTATCTCAATAGGTTACCACCTATAAGCAAATGATTGCGCCCTTGGATATGGGTGAAATCACTATTGATAGCTGAAACTGTGCCGCTCTTAACACAAGCTACCACGATATAGATGTAGCGTGTCATAAGGAGCCATAATAGTCCGTTTTAGCTTTAAATTATACAATTTTTACTGATATCTGTTAACTCaaaatttagctaacgttagctaggtgACATTTCACTTGTTGAACACTCATCCAAACCCTTTACAGCCGGTCCCGTATATTAGTCTTTTAATACGGTCCGCCTCGTAGTGGAAGAAAGAGATGAAATGCACCACGGTGACAGCCATGTTGGTGACATACAGCCTATTGTGTGAGACAAGACGTGTAGTTCACTGAGCGGTTTCAAACAACTAAATGTTACTTTTCTGTTTTACGATAAACTGCGACgttcttgacttgcaaaattatcttttaaactgacaatCGTGTAATTCAGGTCACAATTCAAATGGGATAAAAAACACTTGTCTCGCGGTTTACTACTGCACAttgggcctgatttactaaaggtttgaatgagtaaaaacgtgtgcaaacgtagtatcaccagcaaattaacacgggtttttgtattttcctttagctttggaaATACTATTGTGTTAACATTCTAGCCAATAAAATTTTGTTTCGACCTGAAGAATTTATAAAGTTACGAGGCGCTGtagagagcccccagctgcagaaGTGCATGGATCACCcttaaaattcatccagccagaggaaatGATCagcaactgttcacagcgcgccggtgtaatagcgacacaacccgttGTAGGTATCtcagagggaatggggcgttcGGGTGTACAGGGACAAGAGATCGCAGAGCGACCGGGCATGCTGAGGAcagtgattgttccctctggctggatgaagcacgatctgctggcatttcctcgcgtcAGGGTCATTCCAGAatactgtatttgtttctgctggggtttcccaaagcagtttttccaggtgtactgtcccaagtacttagtgctaTCTTAGGGAGGATGGGCAGGTACCTATTTGCATCAGTATTTAGCAAAAAACATCAATGAAAATCCAAGAATAAGATGCACTAGTAGTGGATAGTCTGAACCAAGAAAAAATAATGGCTAATATGAAGCTGTACTCCAGTGAAATGGTGCACATTTAATTGTCTCACTCATTCATATGTGTGGACAGTCAACATCTGTAACTCACACAATCCGGCGAACTCCTCACTTTATAATCTGCTTGATATACATCACCAGATAGCTGCTGTCAGCACATGCATGCGGTTTGGggtattaataaaaaataatacgATGTGTGTACCAAAAACATCTGTGCCATCACCACATAACTGATGAACAATGActaaatatttctaaatgtcAGGGATTGCCTGGGGACACAGCCAAATATTACATTATGTCCTCTGCATATGCACAGCATTTGATTACCAGTTTATGACCAACATTTTTCAAGGGACCTTAGATAGTTGCCATGTGCAGATTTCTTCAAGGAGATTTAAAGAACTTTCAGAATGACACCCTGTTTGTGTAGACATGACAAAACTCCATTCAGACCTTGTCTAAACTTTGTTGTGCAAGAAGTTGAGTATGAAGTCGCCTGGCCACTGCCTTCGTTCGAGTTTACAGTAATTCATTTACGGATCATCTGTATTTTAACTCTCCAAATAATGACGATGCTATTTAATCAGAACTGAGATGCCTCTATAGTATAGAATATAAAGAAGCAATCTAAATCATTAGACTGGACCGTGTCTAAATGTGGTTCCTTTGGAAGTTTTCCTTAAAGGACTGTCTTAAAGTCTTACCAACAGAAAAATCAGGTCCTGCACTCACATTCACCAGGTCAGTATTTTGATACTGGCAGCAtgtgtctgtctatctgtgtgTAGTCAGCCTGGAGCATATCACTCCTAACACAGCGTGACGGGGCAAAACAGACTTGGCTGACACATCCTCAGTACAAACACTGTCTTAGAGCGCCATCTGTTGGACTTATCATGTGTTACAGTTCAAGTTAAATCTGCCAATTCACATTAAgagtatttttcttttaattatccCTTCTCCTTATGAGAGTGAGAAACACAATACTATGCAATACAGGTATTGCATGCATAATGAATGCATTTCCACACAGAGTGATTTGAAATGTAGTGATTTATTTCATGCTAAAGCTTGAAGATTGATCAACAGAACCCCCctcagaaaataaaagtaataaatacaGCAGATCAGTCATGTTTTCATGAtacagagaaaataatttgcACTTATTCAAAAAAAATGAGAGGAAGAACTCAAGTAATGAAAGAGATATGAAATTCAATTTCTCAAACTGTGGAGTGATTCAGTACAGATTATTATCTCTGCACTCGAGCACAGACCAGAGTACATCTGTTCAGATAACGGTGAGAAATTAGATTTGATGTGTTCCCAAGCGGGGAACAGATTAGAGAGATAGGGATACATTCGTTGTTTTTGGTCAGTTATTTATCCACAGAAGTTTAAAGAATCTTAAACAGAATCTCCAGAAGTTTCAGCACAATAAAACAGCAATAACTTTGATCTGTGTTTCATGCAACCCCCAGACAGCAGACAGCGATTCCCCCTTTTCACAACTACAGCAAATCTACACCGAAATACAATTAAAGCAGGCGTTGTGAACGGCAGTCCTTTCCacggaggggagggggggcttGAATGCATATCTAGAAACTGACACTATGGTAAAATACAAGATTTTATATTCTCCACAAAGATTTCAATGTGTACAATTCAGGAAAGCATTGATTGTTTCCAGTGTCTAGTAATCTCTAACAAGGCCCGTTAAGGTACAAAGTGAGACACACACCTGACACATTTTACACTTCCAACACTCTCAGTCAAACAGTAAAGAGGACAATGAGAACATACCTTGACAATGACTATATTTTCTGATAAAGAAATGCTGCGATTGTATTTATGACTACTCAAAATGTGTACAAATTTGGGTAACAACATTTGAGCCCGTCTTAGAAAAGTGCTGAAAACACACACCGACACCCAGCAGCTGAATACACACCCTGCTCAAGACATTCTGTACCACctcaaaaaaactaaaataaaaactaaacacacTTTGGTTTTCCTCACGCTCAGTTCATACTCACATTCACGCCACTAGTACACACAGATGCGGTGAAATATTCATTCAGTAGTAAGCACAAGAAATTTGTAGACCCAGACTTTGAGAACATGAGACTCAGAAATGTTCCTTCACCTGTCTAAAGGAAAAACAATCCCCCAGCAGCTTTAAAACTGGCAGCCATGATATTTTACGTAAACTCAACTGTGACAAGTCATGTGCTTGTAGCGTTTTATACCCTGACTATGCTCTAACATTGGAAAAAGATTTCTAGTGCTGAATTTACCATTCAGTTTGTTTGCAGACAGTGTTCAGTCTCAAATTCATTACGTTAAAACAAGTCAGACCCACAAAACTAATACACGCGGAAGGGAGAACAGTAATGCTCGTCTGCTTATACTTGTTTCCACTACACCATTTACTGTACAGCTCAATAAAATCAGTGTAAACATAACGCTGGACTAGTACCAAGTTTTAGAGAGCTTACACATTGCTCTGAACCTCCAATGCTAAAGTGAGAAAGATGGATGAAATCTGGatgggaggagggagaaggaatAAAAGGAAACAttagagaaaatgaaagagagtgagagaaaccagtaagaaaaaaaagagaaagacagcaaCAGCCCCAGAGAGGCAGGTGTCCAGCCCCTGCAAGACCCATCTTCCTTCTTCAAATCTCTTCAAAAGGAGCAATATAGGGCCCGTCTTTCTCACTCCATCCATCCTCTATAGATCCCTCCATCCCCCCGTGGATGACTTCCATCTGGGGAGCAGCGACAGGGCCCAGCGACTAACAAACACCCACTGAGGGTATAATTCAACGGACAGCATATCTGGGTGTCTGTCTGCGTCCGGCTGCGTGGTCCGTCTCTCTGTGAACACACATCTACACGTACACAAAGCTCATTAAAAAAGACCATCCAAGCAGAGGAGACGGGGGACAATTATCAGAACCAGTCAAGGCAGAACCAAGGTTTCTCAGTGAAAAGTTAATAGACACGCTTACATGGTGTGCAACAAGATGTACAGGGCCCGCAGTTAAGTACCTTGACTTAGTCATGACTATGGTCGATGAGTAGCCGAAGGCCTAACTCTACAGCTATTCTGTGCCTGTCTTTTTGTTCAATGCAGACTTGATCAATACACTCCTGCTAAAGTGATTCGTCATAGCTCCATACACAAGGTTATATTTTCTAAATCCCTTCTAAAGGGCCTACCTTAACACTCCAAACACGAAGGACCGAAAGACCTTCCGACCTTTTCGGGTAGGAAAAGAAAAGTCAAACACTTTCTTTTAGTTTCAAGGATTTCAAATCATTCTAATAACAATTAATCcgttttaatacatttaacatctccatcctcctccttcagTCTTAACTGTTTTCCCAAAGGCCCGGTCACAGCAGAAAGTGGCACAGCGAAATTAACCTGCCTCTTTAAATTATGCGGTTCTAGAAGCTCGGTGACGAAGTGATTAGGGCTGCAACGTTTTCATTACTTCTCACACATTATCTCTGTAAAATGTGACGTCTTTAAATTGCGGGTTTTCtccaaccaacagtctaaaacccacATATATTAAATCATATATTGCAAAGAAAAGCATAATTTGAGATGGTGGAATCAGAGAATATTCGGCAAGGGGGAGAAGCAACTTTGCTAACTGCTTGCTAATTGTAAGCACAGACATTAGCTAGCTTACTTGGTTGCTAACAGGATCAGTTTACACAGTATTTTCAAGAGACATATTATTTTGTACCATTGACTTATAACTGACTCTCGAGCCAATCCATTTGTTGGAACGTTCCCACTCGAATAAATTGATTTTGCTGGAAGATTTCAGAGCTGGTGTGACGGGGCCTGCAGAAGGAGAAAAGCTAAATTAACATTCTGACCATGACTCAGTAGGTTGGACCAAACTGCGATGTTAAGGGATATGTAagatgtgtgtttctctgctcaAAATGCAGCTCTTTGGTACATTCCATTACCCAATGAAATGTAAGTGACATTAAAATATAGTTACAGATCTTAAAAGACatataactaataataataagcaaTATGGATACCTGAGAAAGATTTTTTCTTAATGAAAAACCTGCCATAAATCGAGGCGAggggataaaaaaacaaagaaggcTAAAACGTAGTtgacagagaaaagagactCTCAAAGACGCCGCAGTTCTCCTCACAACGTTACATTCAGTTACATCAGCCACACcttgtttttcctttctaattcaGCCATCGCCCACTCTgatctaaaataaaaaggggAGAAATGCAGCAATCAAGGAGCTTTTCTCCCTCCGTCTTTAGAAGTAATATGTGAAAACCCTTAGGCgaacatatacaaacacacactctctcactgtGTTGATCTTCACTGGACTTAATTCACACGACTAAAGCTCAGCAGCACCAGCTGATAAGTCTCGTTAAGGCCAGCTCGTTAGGAGAGGGCCGTCTCCGTGGCAACAGCTCGGTGACATCAGGTCTGTTGTGCAACGTGCGCCAAATTGGACGCCATTTGTCAGTAGTTggacatgtgtgttttttggtttAAAGAGTCAGTCGAGCAGCAAGGCTTAGTTGAATTGTTCAGCCTTCGGATGGTGAGCACGGGGAGTGTGTTAAGTTCCAGACCTGCAGTGTTCTGAAGAAAAACACCCTCCGTCTCCGTACCCTCTGATGTGACGTCTCAGAGCATGTTCAGAGTGGGTTTGTAAGCTAAACCACAAACATTTCTCATCTGCAGCGTGTCCACGTCAGTAGAACTTGTCATCGATGCGGAAGTGTGGTCTGGTGACATCGTCGGGGTTGAGGAAGACGGATATGGATTTCCCAGGGTTCTCAGTTACCAGCTGCTGCAGTCGCTGCGCCAGCTTGTCCTCCGAAGGCGAGATAATGCCGTTGGCCGGGTGGTGCCCGGGGGAGCCGTGGCCGTTGGTGCTAGCTGTTAGCTCCTTCTTCAGCTGGCCCGCCTGCTGGGCTTGGTCCAGAGCCGCCCGGAGGTGCTCGCTGGGATCCGAGCGCACGTGGGCGAGCTTCCTAGCGACAAGCAGCGCCTGGCTGTCTGTTAGGTGCTCCAGCATGTTGCACTGGGGCAGGAAGTAGTTTGGGCAGTTTTTACCCAGGATGCAATGAGCCAGGTCATCCAGGAGACCCAGGAGGAGGCGGCCAGGGGTGTCAGCATCAGAGCAGGACAGGTAGGCGGCAGGAAGTCGGTCACAGGCCCATAAGAGAAGGGTCCGCAGGTGATAGAGGCTGAGGCCTGCACGTGGACGGGCCAGGATACGAGACAACACGGCTTTTGCTGCTTGGTAAGCTTGGGCCATGGGGTAGGGGATGCACTTCTTCAACTGAACCTGGGAATAAGAAGTATAGAGGACAAGTCAGGTATACAAGAACAGGATTAAAGACAGTGTGGTAAAGCTAACATGAATattagagaaagagagaaaaggtttGGGCTGAAGAAAGAACAATGGCAAAGAAAGAATCCCAGACAGAAATGGTGTACTGCTGCGTTAAACCTAATACAAGTTGGCTGCAAACAAGACACCAAAATAAAAGTTACATTTAACAATCCCCTCACCTCGCTGCGTGAGAACGCCAGCCTCCACTCCCTGTCGGGCCGGCCACCCAGCGGGGAGCAGCAGGGCAGCAGATAGAAGCCAGATATGGCCTCCTCCTCTGTGATTTTACCATCCCAGAAGTGGTTGGCCGTCAGCCAGCCTTGGGCCACAGCAGGCCAGCCCCGAAACGACACCACGGGCAGCAGGTCGTACAGCACCCGGCTGGAGCCTGCCTGCAGGGGGGTGGAATATTACAAGAACATTATATCTGTCCTGTATTTCAATTCCTCTTACGAACCTTGATGCAGTGGCGATTTAACATTTGATCTGTCCAATATTGATTTTGCTccacaaaaatgtttaaacaagCAATTTTAGAGCAAGACTCAAAAGTTCAGAGTTTCATTTCAGCTTAGGCActggtttgtttttaatctgtacCTGGAGGATTATGGTGGTGAGGGGTCCGTTCCTCTCCAGTCGGTCCGGAGTGGGAATGCCTCTCTGGGGGCTGCgcctcagctcctccacagCCTCGCTCACCACCCCCCAGAACCAGTCTATCaccagggagggagagaagtaGCATCCATCCAGAGACTGAGGAGAGCCCAGGGAGGGGATAGAGCCTTTACCTGAGTGAGGGTGAGAAGGAAGGGGGAGGGGTGAATGCTGGGCCTGCAACATTGCAACTTGTTGTAGTAAATGTTTAGTAGTGTACAGAGCAGAAGCAGAGTTGCCAGGTCAAGTGCAATCAATAATTGTAACAACTCCCAAATGTATGATCTTTGTGACCAGTcatagtttcagttttatttctgtaataGTGACATGTTAGTGATCTCATTTGGAACCAGCCTCATTATTCGTTGAATATCACTGTCACAGTTATGTTAAACTGACCCTTGACCTCTTAAAAGACTTGACTGTGTTTCACAGCTTTCATTTGATTTATGTGTGAAACCATCTGTCCccaaataaaatatgttatgCAGTGTTTTTCCTTACATGCTAGGATAGATAGTGTTGTCTCTGTACCTTGCATAATAAACACTGGCCTGTATTTGGAGCCCACTGTAGTTAACTTTGTGAACTCAGGAGTTTGGGACAGATTCATATAGGCTGCAAACTAAGTTCTTGGTAAAGTGCAGTCGGGATTTGTAATGTGATCATTTTGGAGTCTTTGTAGGAttagttgggtttttttggcaTCTGAAAACACCGGTGCAGAGTGAAAACTCCTTAGCTCTATAATAGATCGTGGCAGGTTTATGGATCTGGAATACTGCGCTATCTAAAACAGTTTGCTTGATTAAATGACCgcaaaattaaataacaatttAGATCAATTACTTGTTGAAGTTGTTTATCACGTAAAAATCCAAACTGGTTCTAATCCGGACAAAATCACTCTATCCTGCCACCAGAAATACAGTATAGCATAAGATCCTGTGGGAAAGGTTCTGATACGACCAGAAAATGTGGCAaatttgctgaaaattaaagagATTCATATCAATAAATATCATTACTTTTCCCTCATCTTGGGAGTTTCACCCTCGCGAGCGCGTTGCAGATTGATGCCGCGGTGTGACTTGAAAGCCGCCATGTAATCTTCCGACTTTTGATTGTGGAGTTATACTCATAAATGTTTAAGCGCATGTATTTCCTGGGGAGGCATTTTCGTTTCACCTACCCGAGGAGTTAGAATAATGGACATCCGCTGCAGCCTTGGCGGGCAAAAATTGCATCACAACATCATGCATCAAATTATCTCAGAGAAACACGAACAAAAATTCAATCAGGCTCCCATTCCTTCCACTCTGCACTGCTACAGTACCTTCATCGTCGTCTATTCCTGCACTCCTATCTCTTCACTCATCTTGCATACCAATCCTCCTTTCACTGGAATCTTTgcccccttttttcccccctttctaTACTAACCCCACTGCTCTTCTTTCTGTTCTCACTTCCTCCATTCTTATTTTGTTCtcccccttcctcttcctcctcaccaATTTCTCCATCACAGGTCTTCCTCTGTCCTTGCAATGATTATCCTAATTTTTCTACTTACTCagttctccctcttcctcctcatcctcctcatcggGAAGTCCAATCTCCTCCTGGCAGCAAATGCTCCAGCGGGACAGAATATTGGAGTCGCAGAGGCGAAGGCTGAGCCACGAGTGGCAGGGAGGGGAGTGCCTCATGTCCAGGGTGACAGGCTGGTTGCGGTCGTGGAGCTTGAGAGCGGGCACCAGCAGGGTGAAGTCCAGGTCAAAGTCGGCCCCTTTGACGTAGTCCCCCAAGTCCTCAGGGTTTAGGTCCAAGACTCCTTCCCGGGCCCCACCTGACAGCAGCAGGTACTCGTTGGCCACCGGGAGGCGCTGGTCTACCTTCTGGACTAAGCCTGAATTGGGTTGGGGGTGAGGAAGAGAcccaaaaaaaatgaaaaaaataaaataaaataaaaatcaatcacACTCAGCAAAAATTCATATTCAGAGCCACTGGTatgtgtggaaatgtgtttcCTCCGGCAGAACTGATGCGAGGAGCAATGAGCTGAAAGGTTTCGAGAAGTGTTCCCTCCCGCTCACAGatgcacacatttaaaatgcatttcataTTCAGACGCACGGACAAGCTCATGAGTATGCACGCCGGCTCTGACGAAACGCACTGGGACAGAAAACAGCAGGTCTGCGAGGAACATTTCCGGCCTAGTTTGCTTTGAGAGGTAATGCATATATTTATGAGTCTGCTCTGCAGTAATTGACAAAAGAAGGAGTGCAAAATTAACAGCCACCTCAGCGACCACTGAGTTAGACACTAATGATAATTTCAAAGGCTCGCCTACATGTGTGCACTCAGGCCAAGCCTTCATTCCAGCTTCCATGCACGGTGTACTCTCTACAAACACAATGCATCCACACCTCAACTGATAAGAGGGATTTCAGAGGCTGCGTTAAGACTTTCTCGTTGTCGGTCCTTTTGACAGACAAGGTGTCAAATTTCCGTCTTAATCTCTCATTACCTGTCATTTAAATTGGAATTAATAACAAATAGGCAATTTAAtagcatttcatttttaaaaacaaaccataATAACATTTACAGGGTTGCAAACTCCTCAGCGGTGACAAAAATCTGCCCCTTACGGTAAAAAGACAGACGGCCTTCAGATTTTTCcaacattgttaaaaaaattcCGTCAATGATCGGGCAACGCGACCCTGGAGCGATTTCTCCTGTTATAGATCAGCGGGGAACAGGCAaagggaaattacttattacAATGTGGGTCATATTTTTGTAGTTTGGTTAGTTAATTGATGAGGTCTGGGAGCATGGCAATATCACTAAAAGGAAGCCTGATGGGGCAAGAAATACGAGCAATCAGACGACCATCTTATTATATTCTCATTATATTTTAGGCCAGGCTGTACTATCACTTTCCACAGTGCTAAAAATCATTGCACACTCTCCTCCCTTTACATTTTATACGAGGAAAACTCAAGCCTCCAAATCCCTTTATGACTACTTAGCTGTGTTGTAAACTTCCCAGGCTCTGGGCCCATGGGGGTCGCAGTACTGGAGTCAAGTAAATTATGTTTTGCAGGCCTAAAAGAGCAACTAAGAAAGGTTTGATCCTACGGCCAAACCTGTGCCAGTCAAGAGCTGACTGCTTGCTACTATAGGTCAAAGGTAAAGCATGGACATTTAGAAGCCCTGCGGAGAGACTGCGAGAGCCTGAGCTCAAGTTTTATCCCCCGCAGAGCAGTTAAGTGGCTGCAGAAAGCTGAAACAGGGGCATCAGACCGAGCCGGCAGGCCATGGCTGGGGGCACAAAGCTCCTAACATGATTCCCCTCATCCAATTATATGGGCACACAACCTTGGTGGCATGTTTTCAAGTAGAGGCGTGTGTGTATCCGAGCATGTGTTTGGATGTGAAAAAAAAGTGAGTGTGAGTCATAAGCAAAATGCCAAAAGGTAGAAAAGAAAGGACAAAGCCACTTATAGTCACAAAGCAGCATCAGTAGAAAGGTTTTGGAAATTTaaagtgaagaaaaacactATTGAATATGAGACAGCTGATTTGGCTGTTTTACTCTTACTTCATCCTTGTGAGTAGTACTTAAAGTATCCATGTTGATAAGTTATGACAAACACATAACGGTGAACAGCATCCAACTCACAGAATCCCACACAATCATTTGCTCCTTGATATCTAAGGTAGAGCAGTTTAAAGGAATATGAAAAACAGGTGGAAAACAGAAGGGGAAAACACCCAGAGACTGAAAATGAACGAGCGACTGAAGTGGGAGTCAAAGTCAAATGTGCTGAC
Proteins encoded in this region:
- the tmem102 gene encoding transmembrane protein 102, coding for MESLMSAVAPRSPAPAKKLSEVDFRSGATLEQLSAQVSELVLVEQGEFGDQTALEVHTAKDFIFNMLGLVQKVDQRLPVANEYLLLSGGAREGVLDLNPEDLGDYVKGADFDLDFTLLVPALKLHDRNQPVTLDMRHSPPCHSWLSLRLCDSNILSRWSICCQEEIGLPDEEDEEEEGELSKGSIPSLGSPQSLDGCYFSPSLVIDWFWGVVSEAVEELRRSPQRGIPTPDRLERNGPLTTIILQAGSSRVLYDLLPVVSFRGWPAVAQGWLTANHFWDGKITEEEAISGFYLLPCCSPLGGRPDREWRLAFSRSEVQLKKCIPYPMAQAYQAAKAVLSRILARPRAGLSLYHLRTLLLWACDRLPAAYLSCSDADTPGRLLLGLLDDLAHCILGKNCPNYFLPQCNMLEHLTDSQALLVARKLAHVRSDPSEHLRAALDQAQQAGQLKKELTASTNGHGSPGHHPANGIISPSEDKLAQRLQQLVTENPGKSISVFLNPDDVTRPHFRIDDKFY